From one Lycium ferocissimum isolate CSIRO_LF1 chromosome 7, AGI_CSIRO_Lferr_CH_V1, whole genome shotgun sequence genomic stretch:
- the LOC132063027 gene encoding uncharacterized protein LOC132063027 isoform X1 yields MMMASNNGMKLFASTVSLLPLVVLVSGIVLYFASIFLFNDPNCSLHSSRFTSTPQFGHDSIPTNLSHLLFGLLGSQEAWHYRKEYIESWWRPNKTRGYLFLDVAPKGDDLLPWSSFSPPYRVSDNITQLLEETKHVAPTMARMVHGIMEVFREEHEGVRWVVMGDDDSVFFVDNIVDVLVQYDHTKYYYLGGQSEYLLSNYWYSFNQAFGGAGFILSYPLAKAMSKYVESCLRRYPFLRSADQITMVCISDVGVTLTPLKGSHQIDLRGDISGLLSSHPKAPLMSLHHLDAADPIFPSMDRLQSVSHLMKAAKLDQSRLLQQVICYNRPSNWSFSISWGYSVHIYENILPRSHLQLPIETFQPWGVTPKDPPYYLLNTRFPTNDSCEAPHVFFMENVEKTKKNEILTTYSRSSPRGLLACSYSGNHSAEYISKIEVYSPRRKRIEMDRCECCDVMHKRGTNKAKVKLRECHMDEIIA; encoded by the exons ATGATGATGGCTTCGAACAATGGAATGAAATTATTTGCCTCCACTGTATCACTTCTTCCCCT AGTCGTGCTGGTTTCAGGGATTGTTCTTTACTTTGCTTCAATTTTCCTATTCAATGATCCCAATTGTTCTTTACATTCCTCAAGATTTACAAGTACCCCACAATTTGGTCATGATTCTATTCCTACAAATCTTAGCCATCTTCTTTTTGGACTTCTTGGCTCTCAAGAAGCATGGCACTATAGGAAAGAATACATTGAATCATGGTGGAGGCCAAATAAAACGCGCGGTTATCTCTTTCTTGATGTGGCTCCAAAGGGCGACGATCTTTTGCCATGGTCCTCGTTTTCCCCTCCTTATAGAGTATCCGATAACATCACTCAATTACTTGAAGAAACTAAACATGTCGCGCCAACTATGGCTCGAATGGTGCATGGGATAATGGAGGTCTTTAGGGAGGAACACGAAGGCGTGAGATGGGTAGTTATGGGAGATGATGATTCGGTATTTTTTGTGGAtaatattgttgatgttcttgtgCAATATGATCACACGAAATATTACTATTTAGGGGGTCAATCAGAGTATTTATTGTCGAATTATTGGTACTCATTTAATCAAGCTTTTGGTGGAGCTGGATTTATTTTGAGTTACCCTTTGGCAAAAGCAATGTCTAAGTATGTAGAAAGTTGCTTGAGGAGATATCCTTTCTTGAGATCTGCTGATCAAATAACTATGGTTTGCATATCTGATGTTGGAGTCACTCTTACTCCTCTTAAAGGTAGTCACCAG ATAGATTTGCGCGGTGATATATCTGGTTTATTATCATCCCATCCAAAAGCTCCTTTGATGTCTCTTCACCATCTAGATGCCGCAGACCCTATTTTCCCTTCAATGGACAGACTTCAATCAGTAAGCCACCTTATGAAGGCGGCCAAGTTAGATCAATCTCGCCTGTTACAACAAGTTATCTGCTACAACAGGCCTAGCAATTGGTCATTTTCTATTTCATGGGGTTACTCGGTACACATTTATGAGAACATTTTGCCTAGGAGCCATTTACAATTACCTATTGAAACATTTCAACCTTGGGGAGTTACTCCTAAAGACCCTCCATATTACTTGTTAAATACAAGGTTCCCTACAAATGACTCTTGTGAAGCTCCTCATGTTTTCTTCATGGAAAATGTAGAGAAAacgaagaaaaatgaaatcctTACTACGTATTCGCGGTCATCGCCTCGAGGATTGTTGGCTTGTTCATACAGTGGTAACCATTCTGCAGAATATATCTCCAAGATTGAAGTCTACTCTCCAAGAAGGAAACGAATAGAG
- the LOC132063027 gene encoding uncharacterized protein LOC132063027 isoform X2, translating into MAQKIKVVLVSGIVLYFASIFLFNDPNCSLHSSRFTSTPQFGHDSIPTNLSHLLFGLLGSQEAWHYRKEYIESWWRPNKTRGYLFLDVAPKGDDLLPWSSFSPPYRVSDNITQLLEETKHVAPTMARMVHGIMEVFREEHEGVRWVVMGDDDSVFFVDNIVDVLVQYDHTKYYYLGGQSEYLLSNYWYSFNQAFGGAGFILSYPLAKAMSKYVESCLRRYPFLRSADQITMVCISDVGVTLTPLKGSHQIDLRGDISGLLSSHPKAPLMSLHHLDAADPIFPSMDRLQSVSHLMKAAKLDQSRLLQQVICYNRPSNWSFSISWGYSVHIYENILPRSHLQLPIETFQPWGVTPKDPPYYLLNTRFPTNDSCEAPHVFFMENVEKTKKNEILTTYSRSSPRGLLACSYSGNHSAEYISKIEVYSPRRKRIEMDRCECCDVMHKRGTNKAKVKLRECHMDEIIA; encoded by the exons ATGGCTCAAAAAATCAA AGTCGTGCTGGTTTCAGGGATTGTTCTTTACTTTGCTTCAATTTTCCTATTCAATGATCCCAATTGTTCTTTACATTCCTCAAGATTTACAAGTACCCCACAATTTGGTCATGATTCTATTCCTACAAATCTTAGCCATCTTCTTTTTGGACTTCTTGGCTCTCAAGAAGCATGGCACTATAGGAAAGAATACATTGAATCATGGTGGAGGCCAAATAAAACGCGCGGTTATCTCTTTCTTGATGTGGCTCCAAAGGGCGACGATCTTTTGCCATGGTCCTCGTTTTCCCCTCCTTATAGAGTATCCGATAACATCACTCAATTACTTGAAGAAACTAAACATGTCGCGCCAACTATGGCTCGAATGGTGCATGGGATAATGGAGGTCTTTAGGGAGGAACACGAAGGCGTGAGATGGGTAGTTATGGGAGATGATGATTCGGTATTTTTTGTGGAtaatattgttgatgttcttgtgCAATATGATCACACGAAATATTACTATTTAGGGGGTCAATCAGAGTATTTATTGTCGAATTATTGGTACTCATTTAATCAAGCTTTTGGTGGAGCTGGATTTATTTTGAGTTACCCTTTGGCAAAAGCAATGTCTAAGTATGTAGAAAGTTGCTTGAGGAGATATCCTTTCTTGAGATCTGCTGATCAAATAACTATGGTTTGCATATCTGATGTTGGAGTCACTCTTACTCCTCTTAAAGGTAGTCACCAG ATAGATTTGCGCGGTGATATATCTGGTTTATTATCATCCCATCCAAAAGCTCCTTTGATGTCTCTTCACCATCTAGATGCCGCAGACCCTATTTTCCCTTCAATGGACAGACTTCAATCAGTAAGCCACCTTATGAAGGCGGCCAAGTTAGATCAATCTCGCCTGTTACAACAAGTTATCTGCTACAACAGGCCTAGCAATTGGTCATTTTCTATTTCATGGGGTTACTCGGTACACATTTATGAGAACATTTTGCCTAGGAGCCATTTACAATTACCTATTGAAACATTTCAACCTTGGGGAGTTACTCCTAAAGACCCTCCATATTACTTGTTAAATACAAGGTTCCCTACAAATGACTCTTGTGAAGCTCCTCATGTTTTCTTCATGGAAAATGTAGAGAAAacgaagaaaaatgaaatcctTACTACGTATTCGCGGTCATCGCCTCGAGGATTGTTGGCTTGTTCATACAGTGGTAACCATTCTGCAGAATATATCTCCAAGATTGAAGTCTACTCTCCAAGAAGGAAACGAATAGAG